One region of Sebastes fasciatus isolate fSebFas1 chromosome 1, fSebFas1.pri, whole genome shotgun sequence genomic DNA includes:
- the LOC141774380 gene encoding tripartite motif-containing protein 16-like, whose translation MAQKGVQLERESFSCSICLDLLKDPVTTTCGHSYCMNCIKSFWDGEDEKKIYSCPQCRQTFTPRPVLLKSTMLADLVEELKKTGLQAAPADHCYAGPEDVACDVCTGRKLKAFKSCLVCLASYCEKHLQPHYDVAPLKKHKLVEPSKKLQENICSRHDEVMKMFCRTDQQCICYLCSVDEHKGHDTVSAAAERTERQRELEVSRLNIQQRIQDREKDVKLLQQEVEAVNRSADKAVEDSEKIFTELIRLMEKRSCDVKQQVRSQQKSEVSRVKELQEKLEQEITELKRRDAEMKLLSHTEDHYQFLYNYPSLSPLTESTSSINIRPLSYFEDVTAAVSEVRDKLQDVLREKWTNVSQTVTEVDVLLSQPEPKTRAGFLQYSREITLDPNTAYTKLLLSEGNRKATFMIQHQSYSSHPDRFTACRQVLSRESLTGRCYWEVERRGTGVNVAVTYKSIRRAGGSNERLFGYNDKSWALDCNQNSYTFLYNKVKTPVSGPPSSRVGVYLDHSAGILSFYSVSETMTLLHRVQTTFTEPLYAGLRLYGYDVTAELCKLK comes from the coding sequence atggcgcagaaaggagttcagctggagagagagtcattctcttgttcgatctgtctggatctactgaaggatccggtgactactacctgtggacacagctactgcatgaactgtattaaaagcttctgggatggagaggatgagaagaagatctacagctgccctcagtgtaggcagaccttcacaccgaggcctgtcctgctgaaaagcaccatgttagcagatttagtggaggagctgaagaagactggactccaagctgctcctgctgatcactgctatgctggacctgaagatgtggcctgtgatgtctgcactgggaggaaactgaaagccttcaagtcctgtctggtgtgtctggcctcttactgtgagaaacacctccagcctcattatgatgtggctccgttaaagaaacacaagctggtggagccctccaagaagctccaggagaacatctgctctcgtcacgacgaggtgatgaagatgttctgtcgtactgatcagcagtgtatctgttatctctgctctgtggatgaacataaaggccacgacaccgtctcagctgcagcagaaaggaccgagaggcagagagagctggaggtgagtcgactcaacatccagcagaggatccaggacagagagaaagatgtgaagctgctccaacaggaggtggaggctgtcaatcgctctgctgataaagcagtggaggacagtgagaagatcttcaccgagctgatccgtctcatggagaaaagaagctgtgatgtgaagcagcaggtcagatcccagcagaaaagtgaagtgagtcgagtcaaagagcttcaggagaagctggagcaggagatcactgagctgaagaggagagacgctgagatgaagctgctgtcacacacagaggatcactaCCAGTTTCTATAtaactacccctcactgtcaccactcactgaatctacatccagcatcaatatccgtcctctgagctactttgaggacgtgacggcggctgtgtcagaagtcagagataaactacaggacgttctgagagagaaatggacaaacgtctcacagacagtgactgaagtggatgttttactgtcacaaccagagcccaagaccagagctggattcttacaatattcacgagaaatcacactggatccaaacacagcatacacaaagctgttattatctgaggggaacagaaaagcaacatttatgatacaacatcagtcttattctagtcatccagacagattcactgcaTGTcgtcaggtcctgagtagagagagtctgactggacgttgttactgggaggtggagaggagagggacaggagTTAATGTAGCAGTCacatacaagagtatcaggagagcaggggggtCGAATGAACGTTTGTTTGGATACAATGATAAATCTTGGGCGTTAGATTGTAACCAAAACAGTTATACATTTTTGTACAACAAAGTCAAaacccccgtctcaggtcctccgtcctccagagtaggagtgtacctggatcacagtgcaggtattctgtccttctacagcgtctctgaaaccatgactctcctccacagagtccagaccacattcactgagcctctctatgctggacttagGCTTTATGGTTATGATgtcactgctgagttgtgtaaactgaaatag
- the LOC141776551 gene encoding ral GTPase-activating protein subunit beta-like: MRRVADLSKSPDKAEPPTELPSNLSLSEPSQDSAPQPTSSPVEDMKSFRFVLSSVGSESKLLIVWVERFEDIESFPLSDLLSEMKAETPTSASNVQLIFVHPLKTGLYRIHFHGNTTSKFSLVVPLVSGSVVSKRSLGFLVRETVINCCHRRQLESDSALPSHVRRKHMINDIILRYRSRRSEPAFYSALFQDP, from the exons ATGAGGAGAG TGGCTGATTTGTCGAAGAGTCCAGACAAGGCGGAGCCTCCGACTGAGCTGCCATCCAACTTGAGTCTTTCTGAGCCAAGCCAAGACTCCGCCCCTCAACCCACA AGTTCTCCAGTTGAAGACATGAAGTCTTTTCGTTTTGTGTTGTCGTCCGTCGGCTCTGAATCCAAACTCCTGATAGTCTGGGTCGAACGCTTCGAGGATATCG AGAGTTTCCCTCTGTCCGACCTGCTGTCAGAGATGAAGGCAGAAACACCGACCAG tgcGTCAAATGTCCAGCTGATCTTTGTCCATCCTCTGAAAACTGGACTCTACCGGATCCATTTCCATGGAAACACCACCAGCAAGTTCAGTTTGGTTGTCCCATTGGTCAGCGGGAGTGTGGTCAGCAAGAGGTCTTTGG GTTTCCTGGTTAGAGAGACGGTGATCAACTGTTGCCATCGGCGACAGTTAGAGAGTGACTCTGCCCTTCCATCCCATGTCAGAAGGAAGCACATGATCAATGACATCATCCTTCGCTACCGCAGCCGCCGTTCTGAACCCGCCTTTTACTCCGCCCTGTTCCAGGACCCCTGA
- the LOC141774414 gene encoding tripartite motif-containing protein 16-like, translating into MAQKGVQLERESFSCSICLDLLKDPVATSCGHSYCMNCIKSFWDGEDEKKIYSCPQCRQTFTPRPVLLKNTMLAVLVEELKKTGLQAAPADHCYAGPEDVACDVCTGRKLKAFKSCLVCLASYCERHLQPHYDSAPFKKHKLVEPSKKLQENICSRHDEVMKMFCRTDQQCICYLCSVDEHKGHDTVSAAAERTERQRELEVSRLNIQQRIQDREKDVKLLQQEVEAVNRSADKAVEDSEKIFTELIRLMEKRSCDVKQQVRSQQKSEVSRVKELQEKLEQEITELKRRDAEMKLLSHTEDHYQFLLNYPSLSPLSESTSSINIRPLSYFEDVTAAVSEVRDKLQDVLREKWTNVSQTVTEVDVLLSQPEPKTRAGFLQYSREITLDPNTANTELLLSEGNRKATYMKQQQSYPSHPDRFTVWPQVLSRESLTGRCYWEVERRGGVHVAVTYKSISRAGGGIECVFGHNDKSWALDCKQNSYIFWYNKVKTPVSGPPSSRVGVYLDHSAGILSFYSVSETMTLLHRVQTTFTEPLYAGLYLYGYDVTAELCKLK; encoded by the coding sequence atggcgcagaaaggagttcagctggagagagagtcattctcttgttcgatctgtctggatctactgaaggatccggtggctacttcctgtggacacagctactgcatgaactgtatcaaaagcttctgggatggagaggatgagaagaagatctacagctgccctcagtgtaggcagaccttcacaccgaggcctgtcctgctgaaaaacaccatgttagcagttttagtggaggaactgaagaagactggactccaagctgctcctgctgatcactgctatgctggacctgaagatgtggcctgtgatgtctgcactgggaggaaactgaaagccttcaagtcctgtctggtgtgtctggcctcttactgtgagagacacctccagcctcattatgactcagctccgttcaagaaacacaagctggtggagccctccaagaagctccaggagaacatctgctctcgtcacgacgaggtgatgaagatgttctgtcgtactgatcagcagtgtatctgttatctctgctctgtggatgaacataaaggccacgacaccgtctcagctgcagcagaaaggaccgagaggcagagagagctggaggtgagtcgactcaacatccaacagaggatccaggacagagagaaagatgtgaagctgctccaacaggaggtggaggctgtcaatcgctctgctgataaagcagtggaggacagtgagaagatcttcaccgagctgatccgtctcatggagaaaagaagctgtgatgtgaagcagcaggtcagatcccagcagaaaagtgaagtgagtcgagtcaaagagcttcaggagaagctggagcaggagatcactgagctgaagaggagagacgctgagatgaagctgctgtcacacacagaggatcactaCCAGTTTCTTCTtaactacccctcactgtcaccactcagtgaatctacatccagcatcaatatccgtcctctgagctactttgaggacgtgacggcggctgtgtcagaagtcagagataaactacaggacgttctgagagagaaatggacaaacgtctcacagacagtgactgaagtggatgttttactgtcacaaccagagcccaagaccagagctggattcttacaatattcacgagaaatcacactggatccaaacacagcaaacacagagctgttattatctgaggggaacagaaaagcaacatatatgaaacaacaacagtcttatcctagtcacccagacagattcactgtaTGGcctcaggtcctgagtagagagagtctgactggacgttgttactgggaggtggagaggagagggggagttCATGTAGCAGTCACATACAAGAGTATCAGCAGAGCAGGGGGGGGgattgaatgtgtgtttggaCACAATGATAAATCTTGGGCGTTAGATTGTAAACAAAACAGTTATATATTTTGGTACAACAAAGTCAAaacccccgtctcaggtcctccgtcctccagagtaggagtgtacctggatcacagtgcaggtattctgtccttctacagcgtctctgaaaccatgactctcctccacagagtccagaccacattcactgagcctctctatgctggactttaTCTTTATGGTTATGATgtcactgctgagttgtgtaaactgaaatag